In a single window of the Salvelinus alpinus chromosome 15, SLU_Salpinus.1, whole genome shotgun sequence genome:
- the LOC139540158 gene encoding sarcospan-like — MGEGKKGSGGGEKSGGAPPIQEKKGGRAEEGGPAPEDAHKCCGCRFPLLIALLQLLLGVAITAVAFLMVTISPSLLARETPHWAGIILCVVSLLGFLLYCITYVPDERTSMQFIAKLLYFILCTVGLVLSVLVMAFSGHHYAQTNGFRCLEVGDDCVCTLDPHDPIARTFTYVGVSDCGEVTGTLKLYFLLQIALNLTQALVCALGAFVMWKHRYQVFFVGLQMGSPSFQHWQKV; from the exons atgggagaaggaaAGAAGGGAtctggaggaggggagaagagcgGAGGAGCGCCCCCCATCCAGGAGAAGAAAGGGGGTAGAGCAGAGGAGGGAGGCCCAGCGCCCGAGGATGCTCACAAGTGCTGTGGCTGTCGCTTCCCCCTGCTCATTGCCCTGCTGCAGCTGCTGCTGGGGGTGGCCATCACAGCCGTGGCCTTCCTCATGGTCACCATCAGCCCCTCGCTCCTGGCCAGGGAGACACCACACTGGGCCGGCATCATT TTGTGTGTGGTCTCCTTGCTGGGCTTCCTCCTATACTGCATCACCTACGTACCAGATGAGAGGACCTCCATGCAATTCATCGCCAAA ctgcTGTACTTCATCCTGTGCACAGTGGGCCTGGTCCTCTCTGTCCTGGTCATGGCCTTCTCTGGCCACCATTATGCTCAGACCAACGGCTTCAGGTGCCTGGAGGTGGGAGACGACTGCGTGTGCACCCTGGACCCCCACGACCCAATCGCCAGGACCTTCACCTACGTGGGAGTCAGCGACTGCGGAGAGGTCACAGGCACCCTGAAGTTGTACTTCCTGCTTCAGATTGCCCTGAACCTGACCCAGGCCCTGGTGTGTGCACTGGGGGCCTTCGTCATGTGGAAGCACCGCTACCAGGTGTTCTTTGTGGGGCTACAGATGGGCTCACCCTCCTTCCAGCACTGGCAGAAGGTCTGA